In the Primulina tabacum isolate GXHZ01 chromosome 7, ASM2559414v2, whole genome shotgun sequence genome, TTGTTCGTTTTGGTATGAGAGGTAAGTTGTCACCTCGTTTCGTTGGTCCCTATGAGATTGTTGAACGTATTGGGACTTGTGCCAATAGGCTAGAGTTGCCACAGTCTTTGTCTGGCATCCACGATGTTTTCCATATTtctatgttgcggaagtatgagccCGATCTGTCTCATGtgattcagcctgatgaggttgaactagATCCTTCTTTATCGTATACGGAGTATCTTGTTTGTATCTTTGATCGTAAAGATAAAGTTTTACGCAATAAAGATATGTACGTGTTCAGTGTTCGAGGCATGGTGTAgaagaatcaacgtgggaaACAGAAGAGAAGACGAGAGCATCTTATCCATATCTGTTTGATTCTTAGTAAAGTATTGTGGGTTTCGTATCGTGCATAAAATGTATGTGTATAAAcagaaatttcgaggacgaaatttgttTTAAGGGGTGGAGAAGTGTAAGGccctgtaattaattatccggtaatttgaCATAATTAggataattattgagttgtaaactaaaataattatttatgtcaaatagattcaagaagtgtgttaaaaataagtattttagaatatcggagaatttaacaattaaaatacatatagagtttaaataatacacgatattaaaataaatacaaaccGAGATTATTGGACATGTGCTACTATTTTTTTAGTAactaaatatacatatacatacacaacTTTATAAGGAAGGAAGgaaggaaaaagaaagaaagaaggaaaCCCATCTCCATTTCCGTAACCCTTGGGAGCAGCTGCGGAAAAATCGCGATATCTCCTCCGTCAGACGTTGAAATCTCGATTGGTCTAAATGATTGTCTTACTAACATCCTAAGCTTCGATTCAAGCCATAAATCAcgaattttgagcaaggattcGGGTAGATCGAAGCTGCTGTTCCGGTGCTCTATTTCTGCGTGAATTCTTGGTTTTGGATGAGAGTTTTTGTGTTGCTGCGATTTTTGTATTTTGAATTTGTAGAAATGACCTAAACAAACTTTGTATTGCTTTATGTTAACTGTTATAGCCACTGTAAAAATGGGTTTTTGATTAGAAAcggatttgttatgatttttctaccaaaatgtgtcaaaatCGAATTCTGCAATTGTACTGCATATAATACCTACTGTAATTCAGGATTATGACATTCGTGCAGTCGGATTCTGGATTTTTGGTTAAAATGGAAGTTGTAGAGCTATGTGTTGTCTTCATAAtgatataataattattgaattccattaagaattgaAATCGTTATACTCATTTTGCGGAAACTACTCAGGTAAAGACTTCTGTACCGCGAAGTGCGCATGTAGTAGCAGTCTTATTAATAATTCTGGGACTTATCTATTAGGATTCTGGAAATGGTTTCTTCTAGGAAAAGCTAGATATTCAAGTTATCTTTCACTTAAAATTGGCAGATATTGATTTGATTTAATATTGAGCGAGATACAAATTTTATGCTCTTTTGTGGCCAAATCGGACATTGGTATGAAATGTAGCTTTCATGATCGGCTTATTGTTTTTTTGTTTAGACCGACAGTCTTGAAGTAAAGTCGATATTGGATTGTCAAGTTGGTATATGCATGTTACAGCTCGGTAGCATACGACgacaaaacataaattatgtttaattgtcatgCTATGTTGCACTGATCGTATCTATGACTTGTTGACTGTTGTAATTtgttaaatgcatttgttttgatatatgtttattattgttacatattattggcatttagcataAGGCATACTGTTATAACATTTATGTTGAGtccctatcgttcttgttagctGTTGTTGATATTCATTattatctggcactgttgtttatctcgggattACGGTGTGGTTGATAGACttatacacatgagaccgtagatgtgattgaacaatctcgtggttagtgcagccttttgaggtgagcgctgggattgtgtcatctagttcgttctgttgtgccatcctgttatatcgtatcagctgtatggaggccgagtcaggggtgttattcaacacagcttggcatacctcgcatacttggcagggcggtttagctgcatgaccatgtagctcccctgtgttgttgctcgagcattaattccagttgttatcgtaccgtttaTTGGCTTCTGTTATCCTgattattcgttgagcctttaatgcattgcatattacattttattatatgattatgcatgaatatgattattgttgttattgttgaactgtttAATACTAGAATCTTAACCTCAGTTGTTTTCTGGGGGGGCTGCTGTGGCTGCTATTTGGTACCATGGTAgatcttctgaatcagttttgCAGCATCAGGGCGAGGTTCTGCCAGTGGAGCTcaggattgaggttggattgcttggttttGTTCAGTGGAGTCACCCAgttagtctatatgtatgtcttgagttttttttattcttgTGTTGTAGTTTATTTGCCGAGGGGATGTCCCGTGTATCTGTATTGATATTTGGTTGTTCTTGTTATGTTCTAAGTCGACTCTGTGACTTTTAtgatctggtgagtatttgAAAAGTTTTAATTTCTGCTTAGTCCTGGCCGGTGCGAATATAGTTTGTTTAACTTCGGTTAttttaatgactctagttggagtatattttgatttaaaatgcggcttgagtttttcgggatgtcctacttacgaggaggtcatgccgaaatttttctaggccctgaggtccgttttaaagtattttaaacacTTTTTTCGCTGcagatttaaattaaataattattgtttgataataaattgtcattagagtaaatgagcctcatattattcatttttaaaaattatagatttgttcatatcaagaataagtaaCAACTCTATTAAAATCAACAACCAAGACCCCATGATTTCAAgtgatgttttaaatgattcGACTTTGAAGAGATTTCTAATCGATGACCCATGCACAAGGTTTAATTCCTATGAATTTTTTGCTTGAAGATAACAATAGGTTATTCACTTTTCATGTACTCAATTTTCTCTAGTTGATTTGAAAGCACTGATAAGTAAtataaaaatcattattttgTCTTTTTTGGGATCCTTCAAACTACTTACTTATGAATtgtataacaaaataaataaaaacggCGGTTAAATTTAATACATATAGATGAATGTTGCAAGTCACAAGTGCCCTACAAATACAAAACAGCAAGaataaaaaaagtaatattttataattttaaaaatataattttgctTATATTCTAAAAgaatttaatttgattttaaaattgttgAGGCACCATTTTCTCGCATTCAAGGCACAATGGAAGTTTAAAATTGTTTAGACGTTAAAACAGTCATTGAACGTCGTATGTTTTTTAAGCGGAgatagttttttttataaatcctCTACGAACGGATCTCCCTCCGGTTGATCATCAAATCTAGTCCACGATCAAAGACTGCGTTACTCATTTGGATTACGCTAGAAATCGCAAACGATTTATGCGTCGAGACTGTGACATCCGATTTTCCAAAAATCGGAGTCGGTTCAACAGCATAGGCACGTCGACAGAATATGtatgttggccgaaattttcaacCAAATCATGTAGGAGGTGGCCGAGACTTTCTTTTGAAAATGGGAAGAATTTGTGAATTTTTGTGTGCTTGTATTGTGTGCAAATAATCTATTATTTATTAGGACCCTTTATGACATATTTATAGAGTGCGATTTCTGATCTTATGAGGAGTCCCTCTCTCGCAATGATTCCTAATTTTTTTCCCACCAGGACTCTGTTATTTCAATATAATAAAATTCTCATACCATGGATATATAATATGtttatcaacttttgataatgtatgatatattaataccatatatacacatattttatatcaccatataatatataatatataaattaaataactatttaaataatatataaattaaataactatttaaataatataattaactcaTTATTTAATAAGTTTAGACTCATCTAGAACatttttatgagaatttgtACATATTAATAGTCATCAATACTAATACAATCATTTAATCAGTAAAttcttaattcactaaataaatccgaactcattataatctcgaagatcaaaattttcatttaccataTTGGACAACTGTCAGTTTAGTGAACTTCCTCACTAAAACAGGAAGTTCCACTCTTCTTCCTTAATTAACAATTATGTtaacttccatttctttcaTCCTATAGAATCAACTTATAAAATCCTTTATAAGCATCCTGTTCGATCTCCATCAATATAGTCACCAAATTAAACTCATTGAAATTTGACTTTATCAACGGGAAAACATAGagtccgatacttgtgtgacacTCAATGGTTTATAGATTTAGCTAGACGTCAGTTCACATTTTCATGTGAtttagaataatatttattcttattcgggcttaacTTAGTTAACctcatttttttaatcaactccttgataaaaaaaaatctcagaactcatttctgattgtatCCATCGGATGATGGTatgagcgtctagtagcatcgccccatgatccccaaggtatcactgatagtgcctgcaaaaatCTTAAGTCATGGTTAatatacagtacggtcccttcaacacatatatcccgatcgaatttgcaaccattgatatatcgagagttgcatatgaattcgacaataatgtgatttatctttgagtactaatagtggcattGTATGTGAAAAATAGGAAAACACATTTTCCTAAAGTATATTTCTTGCTCTGAcaagagactccttgcactattagctcatcatatcacataggatatcttcactcgTAGAAAAACGACGAATCCCCgattacaatgcatttgctACTACGTATTTCTAAACTACACCCAATCTCGCTACCTGCTGACCTTCAATGGAGTTGGTAAACAAATTAAAGTgtatgctagtacgtatagccccttacattgtcccgggtcaaaagaataatggtgtacaaccataaccgcggattattccactc is a window encoding:
- the LOC142550522 gene encoding uncharacterized protein LOC142550522, with translation MTSFEALYGRRCRSPLCWVEFGEKQLNGPDIVQEMHDKDQLIRQRMKAAQDRQAIYANRRRRPLEFQVGDFVFLRFSSFRGVVRFGMRGKLSPRFVGPYEIVERIGTCANRLELPQSLSGIHDVFHISMLRKYEPDLSHVIQPDEVELDPSLSYTEYLVCIFDRKDKVLRNKDMYVFSVRGMV